A DNA window from Pogona vitticeps strain Pit_001003342236 chromosome 2, PviZW2.1, whole genome shotgun sequence contains the following coding sequences:
- the LOC144587196 gene encoding uncharacterized protein LOC144587196, with protein MEDKRELKIQLGRNGCHMKELTQGRNKINTCHLSRHQITHTKEKLYPCIECGKSFSYSSVLSKHQRTHTGEKPYTCMECGKSFSHSSVLSSHQRTHTGEKPYTCMECGKSFTQSSHLSSHQRTHTGEKPYKCMECGKSFSHGSALSSHLRTHTGEKPYTCMECGKSFSQNSHLSRHQGTHIGEKQYKCMECGKRFSLSSHLNSHQRTHTVEKPYKCMECGKSFSHSSVLSSHQRTHTGEKPYTCMECGKSFSQSSHLSSHQRTHTGEKSYTCMECGKSFNHSSHLSRHQRTHTGEKPYTCMECGKSFSRSSHLSSHQRTHAGEKPYTFMECGKRFSLSSHLNSHQRTHTGEKPYKCMECGKSFSHGSALSSHLRTHTGEKPYTCMECGKSFTQSSHLSSHQRTHTGEKPYTCMECGKSFSHGSALSSHLRTHTGEKPYTCMECGKSFSQSSHLSRHQGTHIGEKQYKCMECGKRFSLSSHLNSHQRTHTVEKPYKCMECGKSFSHSSVLSLHQRTHTGEKPYTCMECGKSFSQSSHLSSHQRTHTGEKPYKCIECGKSFSQSSHLSSHQRTHTGEKPYKCMECGKSFSHSSVLSSHQRTHTGEKPYTFMECGKSFNQKGNLNSHQRTHTREKPYKCMECGKRFSLSSHLNSHQRTHTGEKPYKCMECGKSFSHSTALSSHQRTHTGERPYKCMECGNSFSQSSSLSFHQRTHTGEKSYKCIECGKSFSQSSHLSSHQRTHTGEKPYKCMECGKIFSHTRSLRSHLNIHTGEKA; from the coding sequence ATGGAGGACAAAAGAGAATTGAAAATCCAACTGGGCAGGAATGgttgtcacatgaaagaactcacgcaggggagaaacaaaataaatacatgtcaCCTCAGTAGGCATCAAATAACTCATACCAAGgagaaactgtatccatgtatagaatgtggaaagagcttcagttacagCAGTGTCCTGAgtaaacatcaaagaactcacactggggagaaaccatatacatgcatggaatgtgggaagagcttcagtcacagcagtgtcctgagttcacatcaaagaactcacactggggagaaaccatatacatgcatggaatgtgggaagagcttcactcagagcagtcacctgagttcacatcaaagaactcacactggggagaaaccatataaatgcatggaatgtgggaagagcttcagtcacggcagtgccctgagttcacatctaagaactcacactggggagaaaccatatacatgcatggaatgtgggaagagcttcagtcagaacagtcacctgagtagacatcaaggaactcacattggggagaaacaatataaatgcatggaatgtggaaagagattcagTCTGAGCAGTCACCtgaattcccatcaaagaactcacactgtggagaaaccatataaatgcatggaatgtgggaagagcttcagtcacagcagtgtcctgagttcacatcaaagaactcacactggggagaaaccatatacatgcatggaatgtgggaagagcttcagtcagagcagtcacctgagttcacatcaaagaactcacactggggagaaatcgtatacatgcatggaatgtgggaagagcttcaatcatagcagtcacctgagtagacatcaaagaactcacactggggagaaaccatatacatgcatggaatgtgggaagagcttcagtcggagcagtcacctgagttcacatcaaagaactcacgctggggagaaaccatatacattcatggaatgtggaaagagattcagTCTCAGCAGTCACCtgaattcccatcaaagaactcacactggggagaaaccatataaatgcatggaatgtgggaagagcttcagtcacggcagtgccctgagttcacatctaagaactcacactggggagaaaccatatacatgcatggaatgtgggaagagcttcactcagagcagtcacctgagttcacatcaaagaactcacactggggagaaaccatatacatgcatggaatgtgggaagagcttcagtcacggcagtgccctgagttcacatctaagaactcacactggggagaaaccatatacatgcatggaatgtgggaagagcttcagtcagagcagtcacctgagtagacatcaaggaactcacattggggagaaacaatataaatgcatggaatgtggaaagagattcagTCTGAGCAGTCACCtgaattcccatcaaagaactcacactgtggagaaaccatataaatgcatggaatgtgggaagagcttcagtcacagcagtgtcctgagtttacatcaaagaactcacactggggagaaaccatatacatgcatggaatgtgggaagagcttcagtcagagcagtcacctgagttcacatcaaagaacccacactggggagaaaccatataaatgcatagaatgtgggaagagcttcagtcagagcagtcacctgagttcacatcaaagaacccacactggggagaaaccatataaatgcatggaatgtggaaagagcttcagtcacagcagtgtcctgagttcacatcaaagaactcacactggggagaaaccatatacattcatggaatgtgggaagagcttcaatcaGAAGGGTAACCtgaattcccatcaaagaactcatactagggagaaaccatataaatgcatggaatgtggaaagagattcagTCTGAGCAGTCACCtgaattcccatcaaagaactcacactggggagaaaccatataaatgcatggaatgtgggaagagcttcagtcacagcactgccctgagttcacatcaaagaactcacactggggagagaccatataaatgcatggaatgtgggaatagcttcagtcagagcagttccctgagtttccatcaaagaactcacactggggaaaaatcatataaatgcatagaatgtgggaagagcttcagtcagagcagtcacctgagttcacatcaaagaacccacactggggagaaaccatataaatgcatggaatgtggaaagatcttTAGTCATACCAGGAGCCTTAGGTCCCATCTAAatattcacactggggagaaagcatAG
- the LOC144587208 gene encoding uncharacterized protein LOC144587208, translating to MACQKSFSENGQLRSHQRHSGDLRLRQRTHTGEKPHKCMECEKSFSQSGQLRAHQRTHTGEKPHKCMECGTSFSHSGALRVHQRTHTGEKPHKCMECGTSFSHSSALRLHQRTHTGEKPHKCIECGKSFSRSGHLRSHQRTHTGEKPHKCIECGKSFSRSDALRLHQRTHTGEKPHKCMECGKSFRESGQLRIHQRTHTGEKPHKCMECGKSFSHSSNLRIHQRIHTGEKPHHCMECGKSFRHSDAIRLHQRTHTGEKPHKCIECGKSFTHSGELRLHQRIHTGEKPHKCMECGKSFSRSGHLRSHQRTHTGEKPHKCIECGKSFSCNGSLILHQRTHTGEKPHKCIECGKSFSRSGHLRSHQRTHTGEKPHKCIECGKSFIQSGQLRVHQRTHTGEKPHKCMECGKSFSRSGHLRSHQRTHTGEKPHKCIECGKSFSHSSNLRIHQRIHTGEKPHHCMECGKSFRHSDAIRLHQRTHTGEKPHECIECGKSFTHSGELRLHQRIHTGEKPHKCMECGKSFSRSGHLRSHQRTHTGEKPHKCMECGKSFTHSGDLRLHQRIHTGEKPHKCIECGKSFSCNGSLILHQRTHTGEKPHKCMECGKSFIQSGQLRLHQRTHTGEKPHKCMECGKSFSRSDALRLHQRTHTGEL from the coding sequence atggcgTGTCAAAAAAGCTTCAGTGAAAATGGtcaacttaggtcacatcaaCGTCACAGTGGTGATCTTAGGTTAcgtcaaaggactcacactggggagaaaccacataaatgcatggaatgtgaaaaaagctttagtcagagtggtcagcttagggcacatcaaaggacccacactggggagaagccacataaatgcatggaatgtggaacgagctttagtcatagtggtgcccttagggtacatcaaaggacccacactggggagaagccacataaatgcatggaatgtggaacgaGCTTTAGTCATAGtagtgcccttaggttacatcaaaggacccacactggggagaaaccacataaatgcatagaatgtggaaagagctttagtcgcagtggacatcttaggtcacatcaaaggacccacactggggagaaaccacataaatgcatagaatgtggaaagagttttagtcggaGTGATgcacttagattacatcaaaggacccacactggggagaaaccacataaatgcatggaatgtggaaagagctttcgtgagagtggtcagcttaggatacatcaaaggacccacactggggagaaaccacataaatgcatggaatgtggaaagagctttagtcacagtagtaaCCTTAGGAtccatcaaaggatccacactggggagaaaccacatcattgcatggaatgtggaaagagctttagacacAGTGATGccattagattacatcaaaggacccacactggggagaaaccacataaatgcatagaatgtggaaagagctttactcacagtggtgaacttaggttacatcaaaggatccacactggagagaaaccacataaatgcatggaatgtggaaagagctttagtcgcagtggtcatcttaggtcacatcaaaggacccacactggggagaaaccacataaatgcatagaatgtggaaagagttttagttgCAATGGTTCCCTtatattacatcaaaggacccacactggggagaaaccacataaatgcatagaatgtggaaagagctttagtcgcagtggtcatcttaggtcacatcaaaggacccacactggggagaaaccacataaatgcatagaatgtggaaagagctttattcagagtggtcagcttagggtacatcaaaggacccacactggggagaaaccacataaatgcatggaatgcggaaagagttttagtcgcagtggtcatcttaggtcacatcaaaggacccacactggggagaaaccacataaatgcatagaatgtggaaagagctttagtcacagtagtaaCCTTAGGAtccatcaaaggatccacactggggagaaaccacatcattgcatggaatgtggaaagagctttagacacAGTGATGccattagattacatcaaaggacccacactggggagaaaccacatgaatgcatagaatgtggaaagagctttactcacagtggtgaacttaggttacatcaaaggatccacactggagagaaaccacataaatgcatggaatgtggaaagagctttagtcgcagtggtcatcttagatcacatcaaaggacccacactggggagaaaccacataaatgcatggaatgtggaaagagctttactcacagtggtgatcttaggttacatcaaaggatccacactggagagaaaccacataaatgcatagaatgtggaaagagttttagttgCAATGGTTCCCTtatattacatcaaaggacccacactggggagaaaccacataaatgcatggaatgtggaaagagctttattcagagtggtcagcttaggttacatcaaaggacccacactggggagaaaccacataaatgcatggaatgcggaaagagctttagtcgcagtgatgcccttaggttacatcaaaggacccacactggggagctatag